From one Paractinoplanes brasiliensis genomic stretch:
- a CDS encoding beta-galactosidase encodes MPLAGIGLGCDYNYEQWSPSVWREDMALMREAGIDLVAINVFGWSALEPRPREYDFAALDQIVELLHANGIKLNLGTGTASPPPWLTRRHPQVLPVTADGTTRYPGGRQAFCPSSPIFREHALRLAEQVATRYGNHPALALWHVSNELGCHNALCYCEASAEAFRAWLSAKHGTIEALNKAWGTAFWSQGYSDFDEVQPPRLALSTRNPAQLLDFQRFSSDALLEHHRAEAAVLRRHSDRPVTTNFMVTAHIRNQDYWSWAADMDVIANDHYLDHRLSDPVAELSFAADLTRGLAGGRPWMLMESATGAVNWQPYNLAKEPGQLLRNSLTHVARGADTICFFQWRASEQGAEKFHSAMLPHAGTSSALWREVLDLSAALDSLGEVAGTTVEADTALVFSWESWWATETEARPSQDLRYLDQVHAAYRALRELGVTADIVAPGSDLGRYRAVIVPCLHMVSDAEAAAISAYVEGGGRAVITFYSGIVDRDDRVRLGGYPGAFRELLGVVSEEFAPLLPGQEVPLAGGGRATVWTERLRTTTAEVVEAYADGTPAVTRNQYGSGLSWYIATVLEPAGLRDVLRQAVGDRTGGNSDIEIVRRSGDGRSYVFVVNHGGKDIEHPITGAELVTGQAVTGSVLVPAGAVRVVREEA; translated from the coding sequence GTGCCCCTTGCGGGTATCGGGCTGGGCTGCGACTACAACTACGAACAGTGGTCGCCGAGCGTCTGGCGCGAGGACATGGCGCTCATGCGCGAGGCCGGCATCGACCTCGTCGCGATCAACGTCTTCGGCTGGTCGGCCCTCGAGCCGCGGCCGCGGGAGTACGACTTCGCCGCGCTCGACCAGATCGTCGAGCTGCTGCACGCCAACGGCATCAAGCTCAACCTCGGCACCGGCACCGCGTCGCCGCCGCCGTGGCTGACCCGCCGGCACCCGCAGGTGCTGCCGGTCACCGCCGACGGCACCACCCGGTACCCGGGCGGCCGCCAGGCGTTCTGCCCCAGCTCGCCGATCTTTCGCGAGCACGCGTTGCGCCTGGCCGAGCAGGTCGCCACCCGGTACGGCAACCACCCCGCGCTCGCCCTCTGGCATGTCTCGAACGAGCTCGGCTGCCACAACGCGCTGTGTTACTGCGAGGCGAGCGCCGAGGCGTTCCGGGCCTGGCTGTCCGCCAAGCACGGCACGATCGAGGCCCTCAACAAGGCCTGGGGCACGGCGTTCTGGAGCCAGGGCTACAGCGACTTCGACGAGGTGCAACCCCCGCGCCTGGCCCTGTCGACGCGCAACCCGGCCCAGCTGCTCGACTTCCAGCGGTTCTCGTCGGACGCGCTGCTCGAACACCACCGTGCCGAGGCCGCGGTGCTGCGCCGCCACTCCGACCGGCCGGTCACCACGAACTTCATGGTCACCGCGCACATCCGCAACCAGGACTACTGGTCGTGGGCCGCCGACATGGACGTGATCGCCAACGACCACTACCTCGACCACCGCCTGAGCGACCCGGTGGCCGAGCTGTCGTTCGCCGCCGACCTGACCCGCGGGCTGGCCGGCGGGCGGCCGTGGATGCTGATGGAGTCGGCCACCGGCGCGGTCAACTGGCAGCCCTACAACCTGGCCAAGGAGCCCGGGCAGCTGCTGCGCAACTCGCTGACCCACGTGGCCCGCGGCGCCGACACGATCTGCTTCTTCCAGTGGCGGGCCTCGGAGCAGGGCGCCGAGAAGTTCCACTCGGCGATGCTGCCGCACGCGGGCACCTCGTCGGCGCTCTGGCGTGAGGTGCTGGACCTGTCGGCGGCGCTCGACTCGCTCGGCGAGGTGGCCGGCACCACCGTCGAGGCCGACACCGCGCTCGTCTTCAGCTGGGAATCGTGGTGGGCCACCGAGACCGAGGCGCGCCCCTCGCAGGACCTGCGCTATCTCGACCAGGTGCACGCCGCCTACCGGGCGCTGCGCGAGCTGGGCGTGACCGCCGACATCGTCGCCCCGGGCAGCGACCTGGGCCGGTACCGGGCGGTGATCGTGCCCTGCCTGCACATGGTCTCCGACGCCGAGGCGGCCGCGATCAGCGCGTACGTCGAGGGCGGCGGCCGGGCCGTGATCACGTTCTACAGCGGCATCGTCGACCGCGACGACCGCGTACGCCTCGGCGGCTACCCCGGCGCGTTCCGGGAGCTGCTCGGCGTGGTCAGCGAGGAGTTCGCCCCGCTGCTGCCCGGCCAGGAGGTCCCGCTCGCGGGCGGCGGCCGGGCCACGGTCTGGACCGAGCGGCTGCGCACCACGACGGCCGAGGTGGTCGAGGCGTACGCAGACGGCACGCCCGCCGTGACCCGCAACCAGTACGGATCCGGGCTGTCCTGGTACATCGCCACCGTGCTGGAGCCGGCCGGCCTGCGCGACGTGCTGCGGCAGGCGGTCGGCGACCGAACGGGCGGGAACAGCGACATCGAGATCGTCCGCCGCAGCGGCGACGGGCGCAGCTACGTCTTCGTCGTCAACCACGGCGGCAAGGACATCGAGCACCCGATCACCGGCGCCGAGCTGGTGACCGGCCAAGCCGTGACCGGGTCGGTGCTCGTGCCCGCGGGCGCGGTCCGAGTCGTCCGGGAGGAAGCATGA
- a CDS encoding LacI family DNA-binding transcriptional regulator yields the protein MTGTRKARRATVHDVAAAAGVSRGTVNRVLNGGYVSVDARAAIEAAIAEVGYVPNRAASQLARQRSQAVGFLALEPHSLLLEDPNIGAIMLGANAVLSLADHQMVSLVIDSDRDMQRVGRYLSGGFVDGAIIVSARSHDPITRLIAEIGLPATFVGHPPDLARDIPFVGIDNIGSARAITERLIGTGRERIGMVAAALDRDSGADRLTGFKQALGDRFDPALVADVPLYDYAYGVKGMRALLDREPALDGVFAASDAVAAGALETLREAGRRVPEDVGLVGFDDSSWALRTQPPLSTVHQPARDIGRHAAELVLRQIAGDPVEPSLLLDSPVVWRQSA from the coding sequence GTGACCGGGACCAGGAAAGCGCGCCGCGCCACCGTGCATGACGTGGCCGCGGCCGCCGGCGTGTCCCGGGGCACGGTCAACCGGGTGCTCAACGGCGGCTACGTCTCGGTCGACGCCCGCGCCGCCATCGAGGCCGCCATCGCCGAGGTCGGCTACGTGCCCAACCGCGCGGCCAGCCAGCTCGCCCGGCAACGCTCACAGGCCGTCGGCTTCCTCGCCCTCGAGCCGCACTCGTTGCTGCTGGAGGACCCGAACATCGGCGCCATCATGCTCGGCGCCAACGCGGTGCTGTCGCTGGCCGACCACCAGATGGTCAGCCTGGTCATCGACTCCGACCGCGACATGCAGCGGGTCGGGCGCTACCTCAGCGGCGGCTTCGTCGACGGCGCGATCATCGTGTCGGCCCGCTCGCACGACCCGATCACCCGGCTCATCGCCGAGATCGGCCTGCCCGCGACGTTCGTCGGCCACCCGCCCGACCTCGCCCGCGACATCCCGTTCGTGGGGATAGACAACATCGGCTCGGCCCGCGCCATCACCGAGCGGCTGATCGGCACCGGCCGCGAACGGATCGGCATGGTCGCGGCCGCGCTCGACCGTGACTCCGGCGCCGACCGCCTCACCGGCTTCAAGCAAGCGCTGGGCGACAGGTTCGACCCTGCCCTGGTGGCCGACGTCCCGCTCTACGACTACGCGTACGGGGTCAAGGGCATGCGGGCGCTGCTCGACCGGGAACCGGCGCTGGACGGGGTGTTCGCCGCCTCCGACGCGGTGGCCGCCGGCGCGCTCGAGACGCTGCGCGAGGCGGGCCGCCGCGTTCCCGAGGACGTGGGGCTGGTCGGGTTCGACGACAGCTCGTGGGCGCTGCGCACCCAGCCGCCGCTGTCCACAGTGCACCAACCGGCCCGCGACATCGGGCGCCACGCCGCCGAACTGGTGCTGCGCCAGATCGCCGGCGACCCGGTGGAGCCGAGCCTGCTGCTCGACTCCCCCGTGGTCTGGCGTCAGTCGGCCTGA
- a CDS encoding TrpB-like pyridoxal phosphate-dependent enzyme, translated as MSDAATKILLSEEEMPRSWYNIVPDLPSPPPPVLHPGTLQPVGPDDLAPLFPMALIEQEVTTERYVTIPEEVLDVYRLWRPSPLFRARRLERALGTPAKIYYKYEGVSPAGSHKPNTAVPQAYYNASAGIRRLTTETGAGQWGTALAFAAAQFGIDCEIWQVRASYDQKPYRKMMIETFGGTIHPSPSDLTEAGRKVLADDPESPGSLGIAISEAVEVAAQHPDTNYALGSVLNHVLLHQTVIGEEALLQLAKVGATPDVIVGCTGGGSNFAGLAFPFLREKLAGRMSPVVRAVEPASCPSLTKGVYAYDFGDTAGMTPLMKMHTLGHDFIPDPIHAGGLRYHGMAPLISHVYELGLMEAVAKTQRECFEAGVLFARSEGIIPAPEPTHALAGCIEEALWCKETGESKVILTALCGHGHLDLPAYGKFLSGDMVDHELSSEAVEAALTKLPAVQAD; from the coding sequence ATGAGCGACGCCGCCACCAAGATCCTGTTGTCCGAAGAGGAGATGCCGCGCAGCTGGTACAACATCGTGCCGGACCTGCCCAGCCCGCCCCCGCCGGTGCTGCATCCGGGCACGCTGCAGCCGGTCGGGCCGGACGATCTCGCGCCGCTGTTCCCGATGGCGCTGATCGAGCAGGAGGTGACGACCGAGCGGTACGTGACCATCCCCGAGGAGGTGCTCGACGTCTACCGGCTGTGGCGCCCGTCGCCGCTGTTCCGCGCGCGCCGCCTGGAGAGGGCGCTCGGCACCCCGGCCAAGATCTATTACAAGTACGAGGGGGTGTCGCCGGCCGGGTCGCACAAGCCGAACACCGCGGTGCCGCAGGCGTACTACAACGCGTCGGCGGGCATCCGGCGGCTCACCACCGAGACCGGTGCGGGACAGTGGGGAACGGCCCTCGCCTTTGCCGCGGCGCAGTTCGGCATCGACTGCGAGATCTGGCAGGTGCGGGCGTCGTACGACCAGAAGCCGTACCGGAAAATGATGATCGAGACGTTCGGCGGCACGATCCATCCGTCGCCGAGCGACCTGACCGAGGCCGGACGCAAGGTGCTGGCCGACGATCCGGAGTCGCCCGGTTCGCTGGGCATCGCGATCAGCGAGGCCGTCGAGGTCGCCGCGCAGCACCCTGACACCAACTACGCGCTCGGCAGCGTGCTCAACCACGTGCTGCTGCACCAGACCGTGATCGGCGAGGAAGCGCTGCTGCAACTGGCCAAGGTGGGCGCGACGCCGGACGTCATCGTCGGGTGCACCGGCGGCGGCTCCAACTTCGCCGGGCTCGCCTTCCCGTTCCTGCGCGAGAAGCTGGCCGGGCGGATGTCGCCGGTGGTGCGCGCGGTCGAGCCCGCGTCCTGCCCGTCGCTGACCAAGGGCGTCTACGCGTACGACTTCGGCGACACGGCCGGGATGACGCCGCTGATGAAGATGCACACGCTGGGGCACGACTTCATCCCGGATCCCATTCACGCCGGGGGCCTGCGCTACCACGGCATGGCCCCGCTGATCTCGCACGTCTACGAGCTGGGGCTGATGGAGGCCGTCGCCAAGACGCAGCGCGAATGCTTCGAGGCGGGGGTGCTGTTCGCCCGTTCCGAGGGCATCATCCCGGCGCCCGAGCCGACTCACGCGCTGGCGGGCTGCATCGAGGAGGCGTTGTGGTGCAAGGAAACGGGCGAGTCCAAGGTGATTCTCACGGCTCTCTGCGGGCACGGGCATCTGGACCTGCCGGCGTACGGGAAATTCCTGTCGGGTGACATGGTCGACCACGAGCTGTCGTCGGAGGCGGTCGAGGCGGCGCTGACGAAGCTCCCCGCCGTTCAGGCCGACTGA
- a CDS encoding nitronate monooxygenase, which produces MLRPIVVAPMAGGPSTPALVNAATAAGATGFLAAGYKTPLQVSEELRAVHGSYGLNIFVPGPPPPSVEAVHDYRVLLQAEADRYGVSLPPLRLADDDHFAAKVSLAVTYGVPFVSFTFGVPPREVVAALQSAGSQVLITVTSPSEAVSALAVSPDALIVQGGSAGGHSATLTPASYSGDVSTVEVLTAVRQAIEPLSTTTPTNTPAAGVPAADGPADVLTAGSTTAAQPLTVAVVAAGGVADRSDVERLLAAGATAVQCGTAFLLADEAGTRPAQRDFMLSARATGTVVTRAFTGRPARALRNRFTDTYTEAAPIGYPAVHHLTAPLRAAAARAADPDGLNLWAGTGFRSARPGPLADLIARLHP; this is translated from the coding sequence ATGCTCCGCCCCATAGTGGTCGCACCCATGGCCGGCGGCCCGTCGACACCCGCCCTGGTGAACGCGGCGACGGCTGCCGGGGCGACCGGCTTCCTGGCCGCCGGTTACAAGACGCCGCTGCAGGTCTCGGAGGAGCTGCGGGCCGTGCACGGCTCGTACGGGCTGAACATCTTCGTGCCCGGCCCCCCGCCGCCCTCCGTGGAGGCGGTCCACGACTATCGCGTGCTGCTGCAGGCCGAGGCCGACCGTTACGGGGTTTCACTTCCCCCGCTCCGGCTCGCCGACGACGACCACTTCGCGGCCAAGGTCTCACTGGCCGTCACGTACGGGGTTCCGTTCGTCAGCTTCACTTTCGGGGTGCCGCCGCGGGAGGTGGTGGCCGCCCTGCAGTCTGCCGGCTCCCAGGTCCTGATCACCGTCACGTCGCCGTCCGAGGCCGTCTCGGCCCTCGCCGTCTCCCCCGACGCGCTCATCGTCCAGGGCGGCTCAGCGGGTGGCCACTCCGCCACGCTGACACCGGCCTCCTACTCCGGTGACGTCTCCACCGTCGAGGTCCTCACCGCGGTGAGGCAGGCGATCGAGCCTCTCTCCACCACCACCCCGACCAACACCCCGGCCGCCGGTGTCCCCGCCGCGGATGGCCCGGCCGATGTCCTTACCGCCGGCTCGACCACCGCAGCCCAACCCCTCACGGTCGCCGTAGTCGCCGCCGGGGGCGTCGCGGACCGATCGGACGTCGAACGGCTGCTGGCCGCGGGCGCCACCGCAGTCCAATGCGGCACGGCCTTCCTCCTGGCCGACGAGGCCGGCACCCGCCCGGCCCAGCGCGACTTCATGCTCTCCGCCCGCGCCACCGGAACGGTCGTGACCAGAGCGTTCACCGGCCGGCCGGCCCGCGCCCTGCGCAACCGCTTCACCGACACCTACACCGAGGCCGCCCCCATCGGCTACCCGGCGGTGCACCACCTGACCGCCCCGCTACGGGCCGCCGCCGCCCGAGCCGCCGACCCTGACGGCCTGAACCTGTGGGCCGGCACGGGTTTCCGCTCGGCCCGCCCCGGACCGCTCGCCGACCTGATAGCCCGCCTCCACCCATAA
- a CDS encoding arabinan endo-1,5-alpha-L-arabinosidase: MTVLLAATAAVRGVSPANAATYPNPGTVTGSTGAHDPTIVKRPSGGYLMATTGAGITLKTSNDRTAFADAGRAFPNGTPWANPYTNGDTNLWAPDISHRNGRYVMYYSASSFGSSRSAIFLATSTTGAAGSWTNQGLVIESTTSSNWNAIDPNLTVTSSGEWWLSFGSFWSGIKLIKLNPGTGKRADNTLINLAERVVNDKSVEAPFIHARGGYYYLFVSFDFCCRGATSTYRIMVGRSRSIAGPYVDQAGVAMTAGGGTEILAGHDSIHGPGHPAVLSDTDADVLVYHYYTSSGAACLGINLLGWTSSAWPYVY; encoded by the coding sequence GTGACTGTCTTGCTGGCCGCCACCGCCGCCGTTCGCGGGGTTTCCCCGGCGAACGCCGCCACCTACCCCAACCCGGGCACAGTCACCGGCTCGACCGGGGCCCACGACCCGACGATCGTGAAACGCCCCAGCGGCGGCTACCTGATGGCGACGACCGGCGCCGGGATCACGCTCAAGACGTCGAACGACCGTACGGCGTTCGCCGACGCCGGGCGTGCCTTCCCGAACGGCACACCGTGGGCCAACCCGTACACCAACGGCGACACCAACCTGTGGGCGCCGGACATCTCACACCGCAACGGCCGTTACGTCATGTACTACTCGGCCTCGTCGTTCGGCTCCAGCAGGTCGGCGATCTTCCTGGCCACCAGCACCACGGGCGCGGCGGGCTCGTGGACCAACCAGGGCCTGGTGATCGAGAGCACGACGTCGAGCAACTGGAACGCCATCGACCCCAACCTGACGGTCACCTCGTCGGGGGAGTGGTGGCTGAGTTTCGGGTCCTTCTGGAGCGGCATCAAGCTGATCAAACTGAACCCGGGCACCGGCAAGCGCGCCGACAACACGCTGATCAACCTGGCCGAGCGCGTCGTGAACGACAAGTCGGTCGAGGCGCCCTTCATCCACGCGCGCGGCGGTTACTATTACCTGTTCGTCTCGTTCGACTTCTGCTGCCGCGGCGCGACGAGCACATACCGGATCATGGTCGGCCGGTCCAGGAGCATCGCCGGCCCGTACGTCGATCAGGCGGGCGTGGCCATGACAGCCGGCGGCGGCACGGAGATCCTGGCCGGTCACGACAGCATCCACGGCCCCGGCCACCCGGCCGTTCTCAGCGACACCGACGCCGACGTGCTGGTCTACCACTACTACACGAGCTCCGGCGCCGCCTGCCTCGGCATCAACCTGCTCGGCTGGACGTCCTCGGCGTGGCCGTACGTGTACTGA
- a CDS encoding DUF6082 family protein: protein MTDLPTVVSIAALLAVTIAIVVQQQQARTAQAVDVRERHFELIKLMLDHPELDYNATERPPSDERKTAIGMSLWMAHWNTLWHIGQLDEKALRFNLEDLFAGAEARSWWRRVGSAWSSKGTRKERRFLTIVGEECEKAARAKPAVQLREPVKSGSGVRD from the coding sequence ATGACCGATCTACCAACAGTCGTGTCGATTGCCGCACTGCTCGCCGTCACGATCGCCATCGTGGTGCAGCAACAACAGGCACGCACAGCTCAGGCCGTCGATGTCCGGGAGCGCCACTTCGAGCTGATCAAGCTGATGCTCGACCATCCCGAGCTCGACTACAACGCCACCGAACGGCCCCCGTCCGACGAGCGCAAGACCGCCATCGGCATGAGCCTGTGGATGGCGCACTGGAACACGCTCTGGCACATCGGCCAGCTCGACGAGAAAGCCCTGCGGTTCAACCTCGAGGACCTGTTCGCCGGCGCCGAGGCCCGCTCGTGGTGGCGCCGCGTCGGGAGCGCCTGGTCGTCCAAGGGCACCCGCAAGGAGCGCCGCTTCCTCACGATCGTCGGCGAGGAATGCGAGAAGGCGGCCCGGGCCAAGCCCGCGGTGCAGCTGCGGGAGCCGGTCAAGAGCGGTTCAGGCGTACGCGACTAA
- a CDS encoding MarR family winged helix-turn-helix transcriptional regulator yields the protein MDTPHEPRWLDDDEQRTWLRTLAMIMRLMPALDAQLQRDAGLSNFEYQVLAGLSESEGRTMRISLLAKMAEGSLARVSQVLSRLEKRGWIRRMPDPEDGRYTLAVLTDDGFEVVRRAAPGHVETVRRYVFDPLTRAQVRQLAAISGRVLTAIDPDENCF from the coding sequence GTGGACACCCCGCACGAACCGCGCTGGCTGGACGACGACGAGCAGAGGACGTGGCTGCGCACACTCGCGATGATCATGCGGCTGATGCCGGCGCTCGACGCCCAGCTGCAGCGCGACGCCGGGCTGAGCAACTTCGAATACCAGGTGCTGGCCGGGCTGAGCGAGTCGGAAGGCCGCACGATGCGGATCAGCCTGCTGGCCAAGATGGCCGAGGGCTCGCTGGCCCGGGTGTCCCAGGTGCTGAGCCGGCTCGAGAAGCGCGGGTGGATTCGTCGCATGCCCGATCCGGAGGACGGCCGCTACACGCTGGCGGTGCTCACCGACGACGGTTTCGAGGTGGTCCGGCGGGCGGCGCCCGGCCACGTGGAGACCGTACGGCGGTATGTCTTTGATCCTTTGACGCGGGCCCAGGTGAGGCAGCTGGCGGCGATCAGCGGCCGGGTGCTGACCGCGATCGACCCCGACGAGAACTGTTTCTGA
- a CDS encoding DoxX family protein: MNVVLWIIAILLAAAFLAAGLMKLLQPRTKLISSGLGWAEDFGDGTVKLIGALEVLAAIGLILPAALDIAPILVPLAATGLVIIMAGAIVVHGRRKENQMIIANVVLLILAAVVAWGRFGPYSF; the protein is encoded by the coding sequence ATGAACGTCGTTCTCTGGATCATCGCAATCCTGCTCGCGGCGGCCTTCCTGGCCGCCGGCCTGATGAAGCTGCTGCAGCCCAGGACCAAGCTGATCTCGTCCGGGCTGGGCTGGGCCGAGGACTTCGGCGACGGCACGGTCAAGCTGATCGGCGCACTCGAGGTGCTCGCCGCGATCGGCCTGATCCTGCCGGCGGCGCTCGACATCGCGCCGATCCTCGTGCCGCTGGCCGCCACCGGCCTGGTGATCATCATGGCGGGCGCGATCGTGGTGCACGGCCGCCGCAAGGAGAACCAGATGATCATCGCGAACGTCGTCCTGCTGATCCTCGCGGCCGTCGTCGCGTGGGGCCGTTTCGGGCCCTACTCGTTCTGA
- a CDS encoding substrate-binding domain-containing protein translates to MRTRPAPPSSRGRDHQAPVIGVVAQNTTLYGPASMVQAIGDASLGADLPVTIGHVSGADTVAASRRLVRRLTGQGIAGLIVIAPVDAAAEMLEAVPAGLPVVTVDGPPGCPAPNVSVDQHAGGVLATRHLLANGHRTVWHVAGPEQWHGSRAREAGWRAALDEAGVQAPPTVRADWSAASGYRCGKLLAENPACTAVFAANDDIALGVMRAMTERGRRIPDDVSVVGFDDVPEAGYTYPGLTTVRQEFAEVGREALRLLLAQLDSGRHTAESVRLDPVLMPRGTVTSRTA, encoded by the coding sequence ATGCGAACACGTCCTGCGCCGCCCAGTTCCCGCGGCCGCGACCACCAAGCCCCCGTCATCGGCGTGGTCGCGCAGAACACCACACTGTACGGACCCGCCAGCATGGTGCAGGCGATCGGCGACGCCAGCCTCGGCGCCGACCTGCCGGTCACGATCGGCCACGTCTCCGGCGCCGACACGGTGGCCGCGTCCCGCCGCCTCGTACGCCGTCTCACCGGTCAGGGCATCGCCGGCCTCATCGTGATCGCCCCGGTCGACGCGGCCGCCGAGATGCTCGAGGCGGTGCCCGCGGGCCTGCCGGTGGTGACAGTGGACGGCCCACCCGGCTGCCCGGCCCCCAACGTCTCGGTCGACCAGCACGCCGGCGGTGTCCTGGCCACGCGTCACCTGCTCGCCAACGGCCACCGTACGGTCTGGCACGTGGCCGGCCCCGAGCAGTGGCACGGCAGCCGCGCCCGTGAGGCCGGCTGGCGGGCCGCGCTGGACGAGGCCGGGGTGCAGGCTCCTCCGACCGTACGCGCCGACTGGTCGGCCGCGTCGGGCTACCGCTGCGGCAAGCTGCTGGCCGAGAACCCGGCGTGCACGGCCGTCTTCGCCGCCAACGACGACATCGCGCTCGGCGTCATGCGGGCGATGACCGAACGCGGCCGCCGCATCCCCGACGACGTGAGCGTGGTCGGCTTCGACGACGTGCCCGAGGCCGGCTACACGTACCCCGGCCTCACCACCGTCCGCCAGGAGTTCGCCGAGGTCGGCCGCGAGGCCTTGCGCCTGCTCCTCGCCCAGCTCGACTCGGGCCGCCACACCGCCGAGTCCGTACGCCTGGACCCTGTGCTCATGCCCCGCGGAACGGTGACCTCCCGTACGGCGTGA
- the araA gene encoding L-arabinose isomerase produces the protein MSEHEVWFLTGSQGLYGPETLDQVASQSRDISDKLQAGLDVKVVWKPVLTDSSAILSLVNEANSRADVIGVIAWMHTFSPAKMWISGLDALRTPLLHLHTQANVDLPWATIDMDFMNLNQAAHGDREFGYIEARLGVARKTVAGHVSDPRVAARVNTWVRAARGYAAMRSLRLARFGDNMRDVAVTEGDKVEAQLRFGVSVNTYGVNDLVAVVDQVLDAEIDKVIGEYEDQYEIDPVLKGERNESLRYAARIELGLRGFLEAGGFKAFTTNFEDLGGLRQLPGLAVQRLMADGYGFGGEGDWKTSVLLHTLKSMAPGGTSFMEDYTYDLTPGNERILGAHMLEVCPSIAAGTPRLEIHPLGIGGREDPVRMVFDAAPGPAVVVGLTDMGERFRLVANEIEVVPPSEPLPKLPVARAVWKPAPDFSTSTEAWLTAGGPHHTVLSSAVGSEELADLSEMLSTELLVIDNNTRIREFAKEVRWNQAYYRLARGF, from the coding sequence ATGAGCGAGCACGAGGTCTGGTTCCTGACCGGCAGTCAGGGGCTGTACGGACCCGAAACCCTTGATCAGGTCGCTTCACAGTCGCGCGACATCTCGGACAAGTTGCAGGCCGGTCTCGATGTCAAGGTCGTCTGGAAGCCGGTGCTCACGGACTCCTCGGCGATCCTCTCGCTGGTCAACGAGGCGAACTCCCGCGCCGACGTGATCGGCGTGATCGCGTGGATGCACACGTTCTCGCCGGCCAAGATGTGGATCAGCGGGCTCGACGCGCTGCGTACCCCGCTGCTGCACCTGCACACCCAGGCCAACGTCGACCTGCCCTGGGCGACGATCGACATGGACTTCATGAACCTGAACCAGGCCGCCCACGGCGACCGCGAGTTCGGCTACATCGAGGCCCGCCTCGGCGTGGCCCGCAAGACCGTGGCCGGGCACGTCTCCGACCCGCGGGTCGCCGCCCGGGTCAACACGTGGGTGCGGGCGGCCCGCGGGTACGCGGCGATGCGCTCGCTGCGGCTGGCCCGGTTCGGCGACAACATGCGGGACGTGGCCGTCACCGAGGGCGACAAGGTCGAGGCGCAGCTGCGTTTCGGGGTCTCCGTCAACACGTACGGGGTCAATGATCTTGTCGCCGTGGTCGACCAGGTGCTGGACGCCGAGATCGACAAGGTCATCGGCGAGTACGAGGACCAGTACGAGATCGACCCGGTGCTCAAGGGCGAACGCAACGAGTCGCTGCGCTACGCGGCCCGGATCGAGCTGGGCCTGCGTGGTTTCCTCGAGGCGGGCGGCTTCAAGGCGTTCACCACGAACTTCGAGGACCTCGGCGGGCTGCGGCAACTGCCCGGTCTCGCCGTGCAGCGCCTGATGGCCGACGGCTACGGCTTCGGCGGCGAGGGCGACTGGAAGACGTCGGTGCTGCTGCACACGCTCAAGTCGATGGCCCCGGGCGGCACGTCGTTCATGGAGGACTACACGTACGACCTCACCCCCGGCAACGAGCGCATCCTCGGCGCCCACATGCTCGAGGTGTGCCCGTCGATCGCGGCCGGCACGCCCCGCCTCGAGATCCACCCCCTCGGCATCGGCGGGCGGGAAGACCCCGTGCGCATGGTGTTCGACGCCGCCCCCGGCCCGGCGGTCGTCGTGGGCCTGACCGACATGGGCGAGCGGTTCCGCCTGGTCGCCAACGAGATCGAGGTCGTGCCGCCTTCGGAGCCGCTCCCGAAGCTGCCGGTCGCGCGCGCGGTCTGGAAGCCGGCCCCCGACTTCTCGACGTCGACCGAGGCGTGGCTGACCGCCGGCGGCCCCCACCACACGGTGCTCTCGTCGGCGGTCGGCTCGGAGGAACTGGCCGACCTCTCGGAAATGCTGTCGACGGAACTGCTCGTCATCGACAACAACACCCGGATCCGCGAGTTCGCCAAGGAGGTCCGCTGGAACCAGGCCTACTACCGCCTGGCCCGCGGCTTCTGA